Proteins encoded together in one Vulcanisaeta thermophila window:
- a CDS encoding heat-shock protein Hsp70 codes for MSTDEARYKLNYVYAEDFGTGYFKYGPITLRDKPYMIQSRGLFLRDLPESIKLLIPREILERGVVVGDDIPKYLSSVRDAIRNLKYPLRDGIIRKEDEDSWRIVKELSRYGFSQFHGEVSRRSDFRGYYLVVALSALAPDYMRDRMIEVHREVNEEFGGKLIQAMTIIDQPFAVAIAEKAVTCTVIEAGHGNIQLVPISYGPIREGIVALNRGGAEANAVTREVLKDSGYGDLAKDEYVVEIVKRSVGLVPRDLDTAIRKARENPDKFAIKVKVNPLVEVELRDTAWMRFLIGEVVFNPRHDVFTSYIQQGRLVIEDATVGDMVFYGEMDVAEALVTSIKKVPVEIQDKIISTIILSGGAFNWSVPPGLEDVAVDSVEKVRIMMSERVPDLAGKLSINMVKDPQFSVWKGSIIYGYALPNSVKWNDRTKEGWYFFQ; via the coding sequence ATGAGCACGGACGAGGCCAGGTACAAGCTTAATTACGTGTACGCTGAGGATTTTGGAACTGGGTATTTTAAGTACGGACCCATAACTCTAAGGGACAAGCCGTACATGATACAGAGCAGGGGCTTATTCCTCAGGGACCTGCCCGAGAGTATAAAGCTCCTAATTCCAAGGGAGATTTTAGAAAGGGGTGTTGTGGTTGGTGATGACATACCCAAGTACCTAAGCTCCGTGAGGGACGCCATTAGGAACCTAAAGTACCCACTGAGGGATGGTATCATAAGGAAGGAGGATGAGGATTCATGGAGAATAGTGAAGGAGCTCTCCAGGTACGGCTTCTCCCAATTCCACGGGGAGGTATCAAGGAGGAGCGACTTCAGGGGTTACTACCTGGTGGTGGCCCTCTCGGCACTGGCCCCTGACTACATGAGGGATAGGATGATTGAGGTGCATAGGGAGGTTAATGAGGAGTTCGGGGGCAAGTTGATACAGGCAATGACCATAATAGACCAACCCTTCGCCGTGGCCATAGCCGAGAAGGCTGTGACGTGCACAGTGATAGAGGCTGGCCACGGTAATATACAACTGGTCCCCATTAGCTACGGACCCATTAGGGAGGGCATTGTGGCCCTGAACAGGGGAGGTGCCGAGGCCAATGCAGTGACTAGGGAGGTGCTTAAGGACTCGGGCTATGGGGATCTGGCTAAGGATGAGTATGTGGTTGAGATTGTGAAGAGGAGCGTGGGGCTTGTCCCCAGGGACCTGGACACGGCCATTAGAAAGGCTAGGGAGAACCCCGATAAGTTCGCCATAAAGGTTAAGGTGAACCCACTGGTTGAGGTGGAGCTTAGGGACACAGCGTGGATGAGGTTCCTAATAGGTGAGGTGGTGTTTAACCCGAGGCACGACGTATTCACTAGCTATATACAGCAGGGTAGGTTGGTCATTGAGGACGCCACGGTGGGTGACATGGTATTCTACGGGGAGATGGATGTGGCGGAGGCCCTGGTGACCAGTATTAAGAAGGTCCCTGTGGAGATCCAGGACAAGATAATAAGCACGATAATACTGAGCGGTGGTGCCTTCAACTGGAGCGTGCCTCCTGGCCTTGAGGACGTGGCCGTGGATAGTGTTGAGAAGGTTAGGATAATGATGAGCGAGAGGGTGCCCGACCTAGCTGGCAAGCTCAGTATTAATATGGTTAAGGACCCACAGTTCAGTGTTTGGAAGGGCTCGATAATATACGGATACGCACTACCCAATAGCGTTAAGTGGAATGATAGGACTAAGGAGGGTTGGTACTTCTTTCAGTGA
- the thiE gene encoding thiamine phosphate synthase: MKLPRGIYGITDDGYTVKSHVEAARVFLEGGVRIIQYRRKRGSIREMLNEAREIRRLCSEYGAVFIVDDRVDIAVLSDADGVHMGLEDAPVDEVRRRFGGLIIGASASTVDEARQGESLGANYIGAGSVFPSPTRPDYRVIGIEGLREIVRSISIPVYAIGGITLESIPAIKSTGAWGAAVISGILAAKDPIKAAREFVRAWEES; encoded by the coding sequence ATGAAGCTGCCAAGGGGCATCTATGGAATAACGGATGATGGTTACACGGTTAAGTCCCACGTGGAGGCGGCCAGGGTGTTCCTAGAGGGTGGTGTCAGGATTATTCAGTATAGGCGTAAGAGGGGTAGTATTAGGGAGATGCTCAATGAGGCCAGGGAGATAAGAAGGCTCTGTAGTGAGTACGGCGCCGTCTTCATAGTGGATGATAGGGTGGACATAGCGGTGCTCAGTGATGCTGATGGTGTCCACATGGGCCTTGAGGATGCGCCGGTGGATGAGGTTAGGAGGAGGTTTGGGGGCTTGATAATAGGTGCCAGCGCCAGCACGGTGGATGAGGCAAGGCAGGGTGAGTCCCTAGGGGCTAACTACATAGGCGCCGGCTCCGTTTTCCCAAGCCCCACAAGGCCCGATTACAGGGTCATAGGCATTGAGGGACTTAGGGAAATTGTTAGGTCTATCTCAATACCCGTTTACGCCATTGGAGGCATAACCCTGGAGTCCATACCAGCGATCAAGTCCACGGGTGCCTGGGGCGCCGCGGTAATTTCGGGAATACTAGCCGCCAAAGACCCTATCAAGGCCGCCAGGGAGTTCGTCAGGGCCTGGGAGGAGTCGTGA
- a CDS encoding GTP-binding protein, with translation MKILKIVIAGPYGAGKTTFVKTLSEVLPIETDVAITKAQPTGDDKRTTTVAFDYGRMKVRSDLVVHLFGVPGQERFSFMWKIIARGMHGYLFIVDGSSADRVRDAVNMYMFFRENFPDTPHVVAVNKQDLPNALDVNSVRLLLKVPYYIKVIPLIATSRKSALFALVELLEAIRNYMITQGSNQ, from the coding sequence ATGAAAATCCTCAAGATAGTAATAGCGGGCCCTTATGGAGCGGGTAAAACAACCTTTGTGAAGACCCTAAGTGAGGTACTGCCCATAGAGACCGACGTAGCAATAACAAAGGCCCAGCCCACGGGTGATGATAAGAGGACCACCACAGTGGCCTTTGATTATGGTAGGATGAAGGTTAGGAGTGACTTGGTGGTTCACCTCTTTGGGGTTCCTGGGCAGGAGAGGTTTAGTTTCATGTGGAAGATCATAGCCAGGGGGATGCATGGCTACTTATTCATTGTGGATGGATCCAGCGCTGATAGGGTTAGGGATGCCGTTAATATGTACATGTTCTTCAGGGAGAACTTCCCGGACACTCCTCATGTGGTTGCGGTTAATAAGCAGGACCTCCCCAACGCGCTCGATGTGAATTCAGTGAGGCTCCTCTTAAAGGTGCCCTACTACATTAAGGTAATACCCCTGATAGCAACAAGTAGGAAGAGCGCGCTCTTTGCGCTTGTTGAGTTGCTGGAGGCGATTAGGAATTACATGATTACTCAGGGTAGTAATCAATGA
- a CDS encoding ABC transporter ATP-binding protein: MSCISVEELSKSFNGTVVLRNVSFSIDCGEAVTLLGPNGAGKTTTLRILAGLMRPDHGLVRICGIDMFRNPALAKACVGYLPEDAVPFLNLTVRENLEYVAALRGIRDIMGAVDDVMQLLDLEEIADKTAATLSRGNRQRLALAMAIINKPRVLLLDEPLNYLDIPTQEKVIALLRELNSRGTAILVSTHIMSIAERLASRVLIINKGSIVWSGHMNDLRKLANPNERVEEVVARIMTGRP; encoded by the coding sequence ATGAGCTGCATTAGCGTTGAGGAGTTGAGTAAGAGCTTCAATGGCACCGTGGTGCTTAGGAACGTATCCTTCAGCATAGATTGCGGGGAGGCCGTGACCCTCCTGGGGCCTAACGGAGCCGGTAAAACCACAACCCTGAGGATACTGGCGGGGCTTATGAGACCGGATCATGGGCTCGTGAGGATCTGCGGTATTGACATGTTTAGGAACCCAGCATTGGCCAAGGCCTGCGTTGGTTACCTGCCCGAGGATGCTGTTCCCTTCCTCAACCTGACGGTTAGGGAGAACCTGGAGTACGTGGCGGCTTTAAGGGGTATTAGGGACATTATGGGCGCCGTTGACGACGTGATGCAATTGCTGGATCTAGAGGAAATTGCTGATAAAACCGCGGCGACCCTATCCAGGGGTAATAGGCAGAGGCTCGCGTTGGCCATGGCAATAATTAATAAGCCAAGGGTCCTGCTCCTCGATGAGCCTCTGAATTACCTGGACATACCCACACAGGAGAAAGTTATCGCATTACTTAGGGAGTTGAATTCGAGGGGCACGGCAATACTTGTATCCACGCACATAATGTCCATAGCCGAGAGGTTGGCATCTAGGGTTTTAATAATCAATAAGGGGAGCATCGTATGGAGCGGCCACATGAATGACCTAAGGAAGCTGGCCAATCCAAATGAGAGGGTTGAGGAGGTTGTGGCTCGCATAATGACGGGACGCCCCTAG
- the thsA gene encoding thermosome subunit alpha, which translates to MSQNQPRGGIPVTILKEGSQRTTGADARRSNIMAAKVIAEILSTSLGPRGMDKMLIDAFGDVTITGDGATILKEMEVQHPAAKLLIEVAKAQDAEVGDGTTTAVVVAGKLLELAEELLDEGIHPTIIIDGYKKAMDYAIQVANEVAQPVNPEDREQMSLVVMNALSSKIVAEAREYLAKLIVDAANIAVEKVNGRYNLDLDWIKLEKKKGQSLFETQLIQGIVLDKEVVHPGMPKRVVNAKIAVLDAPLEIEKPEWTTKISVSTPQQIKAFLEEESNILKSYVDKLAEIGANVVITQKGIDEVAQHYLAKKGIMAVRRVKRSDIEKLAKATGAKIVTSIKDIRPEDLGTAGLVEERKVGEEKMVFVEQCPNPKAVTILIRGAADRVLDEAERSLQDGLHVARDIFRMPKIVPGGGAFEMEIARKIREWGRKLPGKEQLAVLKFAEALEHVPTILALTAGLDPVDAIAELRRRHDAGEVDAGIDVLNGKVANMYQLKIVDPLIVKTQVIRSAAEAAIMILRIDDIVAAAQTKSTGGGKGGEKKGEEEESKTSTE; encoded by the coding sequence ATGTCGCAGAACCAACCAAGGGGTGGAATCCCAGTAACCATTCTCAAGGAGGGTTCACAAAGAACCACAGGTGCGGATGCCAGGAGGAGTAATATAATGGCTGCCAAGGTGATTGCTGAGATACTATCCACAAGCCTGGGGCCCAGGGGTATGGATAAAATGCTCATTGATGCCTTCGGCGACGTCACAATAACGGGTGATGGAGCCACAATACTCAAGGAGATGGAGGTTCAACACCCAGCCGCCAAGCTACTCATTGAGGTCGCCAAGGCCCAGGATGCGGAGGTTGGTGATGGAACCACCACGGCCGTCGTTGTGGCAGGTAAACTACTTGAGTTGGCCGAGGAGTTGCTTGATGAGGGTATACACCCAACGATAATAATTGACGGTTACAAGAAGGCAATGGACTACGCAATACAGGTGGCCAATGAGGTGGCCCAGCCCGTTAACCCTGAGGATAGGGAGCAAATGTCCCTGGTGGTAATGAACGCCCTAAGCAGTAAGATAGTGGCTGAGGCGAGGGAATACCTGGCCAAGTTGATAGTGGATGCAGCCAACATAGCCGTGGAGAAGGTCAACGGTAGGTACAACCTTGACCTGGACTGGATAAAGCTTGAGAAGAAGAAGGGACAGTCCCTCTTTGAGACCCAGTTAATACAGGGTATAGTTCTTGATAAGGAGGTTGTGCACCCAGGGATGCCCAAGAGGGTTGTTAATGCCAAGATAGCGGTTCTAGACGCACCACTGGAGATTGAGAAGCCCGAGTGGACCACCAAGATCTCGGTATCAACACCACAGCAGATAAAGGCATTCCTTGAGGAGGAATCCAACATACTGAAGTCCTACGTGGACAAACTAGCCGAGATAGGGGCCAACGTAGTAATCACGCAGAAGGGCATTGACGAGGTGGCCCAGCACTACCTGGCCAAGAAGGGAATAATGGCCGTTAGGAGGGTTAAGAGGAGTGACATTGAGAAGCTGGCCAAGGCAACGGGCGCCAAGATAGTAACCAGTATCAAGGACATAAGGCCTGAGGACCTCGGCACAGCAGGGCTTGTTGAGGAGAGGAAGGTTGGTGAGGAGAAGATGGTCTTCGTGGAGCAGTGCCCCAACCCCAAGGCCGTCACGATACTCATAAGGGGCGCCGCGGACAGGGTGCTTGATGAGGCCGAGAGGTCACTGCAGGATGGGCTCCACGTGGCCAGGGACATCTTCAGGATGCCCAAGATAGTACCTGGCGGTGGTGCCTTTGAGATGGAGATTGCGAGGAAGATTAGGGAGTGGGGTAGGAAGCTACCTGGTAAGGAGCAGCTGGCTGTGCTCAAGTTCGCCGAGGCCCTGGAGCACGTGCCCACAATACTGGCACTAACCGCCGGCCTAGACCCCGTGGATGCCATTGCCGAGCTTAGGAGGAGGCACGATGCGGGCGAGGTGGATGCGGGTATTGATGTTCTGAATGGTAAGGTGGCCAACATGTACCAGTTGAAGATTGTGGACCCACTAATCGTTAAGACCCAGGTCATTAGGAGCGCGGCCGAGGCCGCCATAATGATACTAAGGATTGACGATATAGTGGCTGCGGCCCAGACCAAGAGCACCGGTGGCGGTAAGGGAGGGGAGAAGAAGGGAGAGGAGGAAGAGAGTAAGACGTCAACTGAATAA
- the cutA gene encoding divalent-cation tolerance protein CutA, with protein sequence MDGDYIVVLVTVPSRDVGIGIARELVERGLAACVNVIDGLRSIYVWEGKVEEDNEALMVIKTVRSKFNELRDFVKSRHPYKVPEIIALPIIDGLTEYLRWISEVVR encoded by the coding sequence GTGGATGGGGATTACATAGTGGTTCTCGTGACGGTACCAAGCAGGGACGTTGGTATTGGCATTGCCAGGGAATTGGTGGAGAGGGGACTCGCGGCGTGCGTGAATGTGATAGATGGGCTAAGGAGCATCTATGTCTGGGAGGGTAAGGTTGAGGAGGATAACGAGGCGCTGATGGTTATAAAGACCGTGCGCAGTAAATTCAATGAGTTAAGGGATTTCGTGAAGTCCAGGCACCCGTACAAGGTCCCGGAAATAATAGCGCTGCCCATAATTGATGGGTTAACGGAGTACCTCAGGTGGATTAGCGAGGTGGTTAGGTAG
- a CDS encoding redox-regulated ATPase YchF, which translates to MVVQSSVQVGIVGKPNVGKSTFFAAATMIDVKIAPYPFTTIEPNVGIGYVRIPCVCRDLGVKDNPRNSVCIDGNRFIPVELIDVAGLVPGAWQGRGLGNQFLDHLRRAPVLIHVVDMAGATDEEGRLTKPGSHDPLIDIEFLSNEVTMWMVQMLTKDWDKLVRLVEYAKKPLLEVLYERFSGLGITQAQISDSLGKLGLDKKPLSRWGEDDIKGFVSMLRELSKPMVIAANKMDIPEAEDNYKRVVKEVGGKYRIIPTSADYELALRRAAKANLIKYVPGDDDFEIISQNLTRAQRDALEKIRDFMHKWGGTGVIKALNTAVFDVLGMIAIYPVADERRYTDTEGNVLPDVVLLPRDATVLDLARVIHSEIAERAVTGIDAVSGRRLGVNSKLWHRAVIKIFISRA; encoded by the coding sequence ATGGTTGTTCAATCCAGTGTGCAGGTGGGCATTGTGGGTAAGCCCAACGTTGGGAAGAGCACGTTCTTCGCCGCAGCCACTATGATTGATGTGAAGATTGCCCCATACCCCTTCACAACCATTGAACCAAACGTGGGCATTGGGTATGTTAGGATACCCTGCGTGTGCAGGGACCTTGGTGTTAAGGATAATCCCAGGAATTCCGTATGCATCGATGGCAACAGGTTCATACCCGTGGAGTTAATAGACGTGGCTGGGCTAGTCCCAGGTGCGTGGCAGGGCAGGGGCCTTGGGAATCAATTCCTGGACCACCTCAGGAGGGCCCCGGTCCTCATACACGTGGTTGACATGGCGGGCGCCACGGATGAGGAGGGTAGGTTAACCAAGCCGGGCTCCCACGACCCCCTAATCGACATTGAGTTCCTGAGTAATGAGGTCACCATGTGGATGGTCCAGATGCTCACTAAGGATTGGGATAAGCTGGTGAGGCTTGTGGAGTACGCAAAGAAGCCCCTCCTGGAGGTACTCTATGAGAGATTCAGCGGTTTAGGCATAACGCAGGCCCAGATAAGTGATTCCCTAGGTAAACTGGGCCTTGATAAGAAGCCCCTGAGCAGGTGGGGTGAGGATGATATCAAGGGCTTTGTATCCATGCTTAGGGAATTGAGCAAGCCCATGGTCATAGCGGCCAATAAAATGGACATACCAGAGGCCGAGGATAATTATAAGAGGGTTGTCAAGGAAGTGGGTGGTAAGTACAGGATAATACCCACCAGCGCGGATTACGAGTTGGCGCTGAGGAGGGCTGCCAAGGCGAACCTAATCAAGTACGTACCCGGTGATGATGACTTCGAGATAATATCGCAAAACCTAACAAGGGCCCAGCGTGATGCGTTAGAGAAGATTAGGGACTTCATGCATAAGTGGGGTGGTACTGGGGTCATTAAGGCACTGAACACCGCGGTCTTTGATGTTCTCGGCATGATAGCCATCTACCCAGTGGCTGATGAGAGGAGGTACACGGACACGGAGGGCAATGTACTACCAGACGTGGTGCTACTGCCCAGGGACGCCACCGTCCTAGACCTGGCCAGGGTAATACATAGTGAAATAGCCGAGAGGGCCGTTACGGGCATCGATGCGGTTAGTGGTAGGAGGCTTGGCGTTAATTCTAAACTATGGCATAGGGCTGTGATTAAGATATTCATAAGCAGGGCGTGA
- a CDS encoding 2,3-bisphosphoglycerate-independent phosphoglycerate mutase, with protein sequence MPRALLVVLDGCGDRPVKELGGKTPLEVAVKPTMDRLASEGSCGLMDVISPGIRPGSDTAHLAIFGYDPYRYYPGRGPLEALGAGLDLKPGDVAFRTNVATVNSDFVVLDRRGGRYIDPSEAREIEKIINNEVLQPLKVKYGIEGVYKQTVEHRGVLVLRGNVSPAVTDTDPHRVGARVEEARALREEARLTSEFINEFTRLVYEKLGGAKFNELRRRENKPVINMVLLRGAGTFKELEPLSVRYRVKPAIIAGVALIRGIGRAVGMEPIDVKGYVGSKDDDFTAAFMEAARQLGSHDFVFLHVKPTDSMSHDGDFRGKVMIIERVDAGLRAFLERAPSDTYVFITCDHATPITVREHTGDPVPFMAWGPDVMRDDVTRFSERDCAKGYWSRIRGLDVMNIIANYLGTLEKFGE encoded by the coding sequence ATGCCCAGGGCATTACTCGTGGTCCTAGACGGCTGTGGCGATAGGCCAGTTAAGGAGCTTGGGGGCAAAACGCCCCTTGAGGTCGCTGTTAAACCCACAATGGATAGGCTCGCGTCTGAGGGATCCTGCGGATTAATGGACGTCATATCACCCGGAATAAGGCCGGGCAGTGACACAGCCCACCTGGCAATATTTGGTTACGACCCGTACAGGTACTACCCAGGCAGGGGCCCCCTTGAGGCCCTCGGCGCAGGCCTTGACCTAAAGCCTGGTGATGTGGCCTTTAGGACCAACGTGGCCACCGTGAATAGCGACTTCGTGGTGCTGGATAGGAGAGGTGGCAGGTACATAGATCCCAGCGAGGCCAGGGAGATAGAGAAGATAATCAATAACGAGGTACTGCAACCACTGAAGGTTAAGTACGGGATCGAGGGCGTGTACAAACAAACCGTGGAGCATAGGGGGGTCCTGGTGCTTAGGGGCAATGTGTCACCCGCAGTCACGGACACAGACCCGCACAGGGTTGGTGCAAGGGTTGAGGAGGCCAGGGCACTGAGGGAGGAGGCTAGGCTAACCAGTGAGTTCATTAATGAATTCACAAGGTTAGTCTATGAGAAGTTGGGAGGTGCCAAGTTCAATGAGTTGAGGAGGAGGGAGAACAAGCCAGTGATAAACATGGTACTGCTCCGCGGAGCTGGTACGTTTAAGGAACTCGAGCCCCTGAGCGTTAGGTACAGGGTAAAACCAGCAATTATTGCGGGCGTAGCATTGATAAGGGGTATTGGTAGGGCCGTGGGTATGGAGCCCATTGACGTTAAGGGCTACGTGGGCTCCAAGGATGATGACTTCACAGCAGCATTCATGGAAGCCGCTAGGCAGTTGGGTAGTCATGACTTCGTGTTCCTGCATGTGAAGCCCACGGACTCCATGTCGCATGACGGTGACTTCAGGGGTAAGGTCATGATAATCGAGAGGGTTGATGCAGGCCTTAGGGCGTTCCTTGAGAGGGCGCCCAGTGATACCTACGTGTTCATTACCTGTGACCACGCAACGCCAATTACTGTTAGGGAGCACACCGGCGATCCCGTGCCCTTCATGGCATGGGGCCCGGATGTCATGAGGGATGACGTCACCAGGTTCAGCGAGAGGGACTGTGCTAAGGGTTATTGGAGTAGGATTAGGGGTTTGGATGTTATGAATATCATAGCCAATTACCTGGGCACCCTGGAGAAGTTTGGTGAGTGA
- a CDS encoding GNAT family N-acetyltransferase, with the protein MVLERVHDITMELIGPELIRGRDGRVFVLREFEIKDLLKVVSINRAVLPENYPEFFFVEHHRNFPRAFIVAELNGEVVGYMMNRVEFGWSYINRGKPARKGHVISIGVLPEARRIGVAYNMMIRGMRAMKHFYGAEEVYLEVRVSNTPAINLYKKLNYKIVDLIRGYYSDGEDAYIMARSLQDFQ; encoded by the coding sequence ATGGTTCTGGAGAGGGTTCATGACATAACCATGGAGCTCATAGGGCCAGAGCTCATTAGGGGTAGGGACGGTAGGGTATTCGTACTTAGGGAATTTGAGATTAAGGATTTGTTAAAGGTTGTCTCGATAAACCGCGCGGTCCTCCCCGAGAATTACCCTGAGTTCTTCTTCGTGGAGCACCACAGGAACTTCCCAAGGGCCTTCATTGTGGCTGAGTTGAATGGTGAGGTGGTGGGTTACATGATGAATAGGGTTGAGTTTGGGTGGAGCTATATAAACAGGGGTAAGCCCGCGAGGAAGGGGCACGTTATATCCATCGGCGTGCTGCCCGAGGCTCGTAGGATTGGCGTGGCCTACAACATGATGATTAGGGGTATGAGGGCCATGAAGCACTTCTACGGTGCCGAGGAGGTCTACCTAGAGGTTAGGGTCTCAAACACACCGGCCATTAATCTATATAAGAAATTGAATTATAAGATTGTGGACCTGATAAGGGGTTACTATAGTGATGGTGAGGACGCGTACATAATGGCTAGGTCATTACAGGACTTTCAATGA
- a CDS encoding arcadin 1 has translation MISIKGYVMSKTLVNDPTGGKMIMIQIVEERETPGPVVTGTDETSQIMRDVMPLVQQFLRSMPMLAPFMSGKVPIPRLVIWLSEDEAEALGPKLDVGDVVEIRIENGKMELVKL, from the coding sequence ATGATATCGATTAAGGGTTACGTGATGAGTAAAACCCTGGTTAACGACCCAACGGGTGGGAAGATGATAATGATTCAAATAGTCGAGGAGAGGGAGACCCCGGGCCCCGTGGTCACAGGCACTGACGAGACTTCGCAAATAATGCGTGATGTGATGCCCCTGGTTCAGCAGTTTCTTAGGTCCATGCCCATGCTGGCCCCATTCATGAGTGGTAAGGTGCCCATCCCAAGGCTTGTTATTTGGCTTAGTGAGGATGAGGCTGAGGCCCTTGGTCCTAAGCTTGATGTGGGTGATGTTGTGGAGATTAGGATTGAGAATGGGAAGATGGAGTTGGTTAAGTTATAA
- a CDS encoding DNA-directed RNA polymerase subunit K translates to MSSSSENARETAVESKENPMGQIIELINKLSKNELPYPPRITKYELARVVAARAKQLAMGAQPLVNPQEVGSYDPIDIALEEARRGLLPLVIIRTLPNGKRVRIRYKDLIKLTRDFGVNL, encoded by the coding sequence ATGTCCTCCTCAAGCGAGAATGCCCGGGAAACCGCGGTGGAGAGTAAGGAAAACCCAATGGGGCAAATCATCGAATTAATTAATAAGCTATCTAAAAATGAACTCCCATACCCACCCAGGATAACCAAGTATGAACTGGCCAGGGTGGTTGCAGCCAGGGCCAAGCAATTGGCAATGGGCGCCCAGCCCCTGGTTAATCCACAGGAGGTGGGTAGTTACGACCCGATAGACATAGCCCTTGAGGAGGCACGTAGGGGATTACTACCCCTAGTCATAATTAGGACCCTACCCAACGGTAAGCGTGTTAGGATTAGGTATAAGGATTTGATAAAGTTGACAAGGGATTTTGGTGTTAATTTATAA
- a CDS encoding signal peptidase I, translated as MPWPSALMITLVITLAVGFVIPWSVVASYSMEPTLEVGDLAIMGPPPRQCSALLNHVAIYYSPQFNDYVIHRVIEVQSTNPCTYVFKGDANPGPDPYPVPYGDVVGGVYFIIPQVGMISLSYRSFTGALFTLVLMILVLILAYALD; from the coding sequence ATGCCCTGGCCATCAGCACTAATGATAACGTTGGTAATAACACTTGCCGTGGGCTTCGTAATACCCTGGTCCGTGGTTGCAAGTTACTCCATGGAGCCCACGCTGGAAGTTGGGGACCTAGCCATAATGGGCCCACCACCCAGGCAATGCTCGGCATTGCTTAATCACGTAGCCATTTACTACTCACCACAATTTAATGATTACGTAATCCACAGGGTTATTGAGGTTCAATCCACAAATCCCTGCACCTACGTGTTTAAGGGTGATGCAAATCCGGGTCCTGACCCATACCCAGTGCCCTATGGTGATGTCGTGGGTGGCGTCTATTTTATAATTCCCCAGGTGGGTATGATCAGCCTATCCTATAGGAGCTTCACTGGTGCCTTATTCACGTTGGTGTTGATGATCCTAGTGTTAATACTTGCATACGCACTAGATTAG
- the albA gene encoding DNA-binding protein Alba codes for MSTQETTILVGKKPTTSYVIAAVMSFNAGAKKVTLKARGGAIARAVSTAVMIRDRFLPGQVKVSDIRLLTDKVTTQQGKERAVAAIEIVLERV; via the coding sequence ATGAGCACTCAGGAAACCACAATACTGGTTGGTAAAAAACCAACCACAAGCTACGTAATAGCGGCAGTAATGAGCTTCAACGCTGGGGCTAAGAAGGTAACACTAAAGGCCAGGGGCGGCGCAATAGCCAGGGCGGTGTCAACCGCGGTAATGATAAGGGATAGGTTCCTACCTGGGCAGGTAAAGGTTAGCGACATAAGGCTACTAACTGACAAGGTAACCACACAACAGGGCAAGGAGAGGGCTGTGGCCGCCATAGAGATAGTGCTTGAGCGAGTATAA